In a single window of the Bacillus mycoides genome:
- a CDS encoding GNAT family N-acetyltransferase, whose product MQNVILKGNKVTIRTIEESDIKTLWSFIYKEENPEWKKWDAPYFPITMQEYTRYKENSQKRLIEEPLSNLIVENDGQIIGTVGFYWEHKPTRWLEMGIVIYDPAYWNGGYGTEALTLYRDLLFENMEIGRVGLTTWSGNERMMKVAEKIGMSLEGRMRKCRYYNGTYYDSIRMGMIREEWEVLCVTKG is encoded by the coding sequence ATGCAAAACGTTATATTAAAGGGGAACAAAGTTACAATTCGTACAATAGAAGAATCAGATATCAAAACATTATGGAGCTTCATATATAAAGAAGAAAATCCAGAGTGGAAAAAATGGGATGCACCATACTTTCCAATAACAATGCAAGAATATACGCGATATAAAGAAAACTCACAAAAACGTTTAATAGAAGAGCCGCTATCGAATTTAATTGTCGAAAATGACGGTCAAATTATAGGGACAGTCGGATTTTATTGGGAGCATAAACCGACGCGTTGGTTAGAAATGGGAATCGTAATTTATGACCCAGCATACTGGAATGGTGGATATGGTACAGAAGCATTAACATTATATAGGGACTTACTATTTGAAAATATGGAGATTGGTAGAGTAGGGCTTACAACTTGGTCTGGCAATGAAAGAATGATGAAAGTAGCAGAGAAAATAGGAATGAGCTTAGAAGGAAGAATGCGAAAATGCCGATATTATAACGGGACATACTATGATTCTATTCGAATGGGAATGATTCGTGAAGAATGGGAAGTGCTATGTGTAACGAAGGGGTGA
- a CDS encoding 2'-5' RNA ligase family protein: MYAIIATFDCVFTNKIRELQNELTNIIGTNPLAGVEPHITLADYNELDVNLYTEKLEEFVVFQENIAAVTFPSVGTFPTNRTIFLAPTITDELLRLHHSYHDYFKVFHDNLQSYYVPGKWVPHCTIANGLNSNQFLSVMEYIYEKFDVTLASIEKLKLIKVNYEDGFAISSSILAECNLKRMETSR; the protein is encoded by the coding sequence ATGTACGCTATCATTGCTACATTTGATTGTGTGTTCACTAATAAAATTAGAGAATTGCAAAATGAATTAACAAATATAATTGGAACAAATCCACTAGCCGGAGTAGAACCACATATTACATTGGCTGATTATAATGAGTTAGATGTTAATTTATATACTGAGAAGTTAGAGGAGTTTGTAGTTTTTCAAGAGAACATTGCTGCTGTAACTTTTCCTTCTGTTGGAACTTTTCCTACTAATAGAACGATCTTTCTAGCACCAACCATTACTGATGAGTTATTAAGACTTCATCATTCTTATCATGATTATTTCAAAGTTTTTCATGATAATCTACAGTCATATTACGTACCAGGAAAATGGGTTCCGCATTGCACGATTGCTAATGGGTTGAATTCAAATCAATTTTTAAGTGTAATGGAATATATATATGAAAAGTTTGATGTTACACTAGCTTCGATTGAGAAGTTAAAATTAATTAAGGTAAATTATGAAGATGGTTTTGCCATTTCTTCTAGTATTTTAGCAGAGTGTAATTTAAAGAGAATGGAGACATCGAGATGA
- a CDS encoding metallophosphoesterase, with protein MEKIQKLLIPKGVRVIVISDIHGELNLLKELLHKVNFKDDDYLIINGDLCEKGNDSIGVVNYVMDLVVSKPNVYVIEGNCEAVVEAFVNENPALINYLCTRKNTIFNEWLAKLNVTVNEESDICEVKNILMGRFSKEIKWLTELPTAIETDDYIFVHAGLEDRENWRQTDRKNAIAMPEFFNKSHRADKYVIVGHWPVVNYSEEAPSNNPVIDKEKKIIAIDGGNAIKEAGQLNAFIIQRTTSGDTFSYTYVDHFPQYEVLADFNANSVMQGGVTYPHYYIEPVERMKGFTVCKQLGTNELLHVKNEYIKQLESGEYTVKTDISCAQISIRKGDTVSLIDGSCMGYDLIKKDGVEGWIEKGILLEVEKKGNAIFS; from the coding sequence TTGGAAAAAATTCAGAAACTATTAATCCCAAAAGGTGTAAGAGTTATCGTAATATCTGATATTCATGGCGAATTAAATCTTTTAAAGGAATTATTACATAAAGTTAATTTTAAAGATGATGATTATTTAATTATAAATGGCGACCTTTGTGAGAAGGGGAACGATAGCATTGGCGTCGTAAACTATGTGATGGATTTAGTAGTTAGCAAGCCAAATGTTTATGTAATTGAAGGGAATTGTGAAGCTGTAGTTGAAGCGTTTGTAAATGAAAATCCTGCGCTAATAAATTATTTATGTACGAGAAAGAATACAATTTTTAATGAATGGCTAGCGAAATTGAACGTTACCGTTAATGAAGAAAGTGATATTTGTGAAGTGAAAAACATATTGATGGGCCGTTTTTCAAAAGAAATAAAGTGGCTAACAGAATTGCCAACTGCTATTGAAACTGATGATTATATCTTTGTACATGCTGGCCTTGAAGATAGAGAGAATTGGAGACAAACAGACAGGAAAAATGCAATTGCAATGCCAGAGTTTTTTAATAAATCACATAGAGCAGATAAGTACGTAATTGTTGGACATTGGCCTGTTGTGAACTATTCCGAAGAGGCGCCGTCTAACAATCCAGTTATTGATAAGGAGAAAAAAATTATTGCGATTGATGGTGGTAATGCGATTAAAGAAGCAGGGCAATTAAACGCATTTATTATTCAGAGGACAACTTCAGGTGATACGTTTTCTTATACATATGTAGATCATTTTCCGCAGTATGAAGTATTGGCCGATTTTAATGCGAATTCAGTAATGCAGGGTGGGGTTACATATCCACATTATTACATAGAACCTGTGGAGAGAATGAAAGGTTTTACCGTATGTAAACAACTAGGAACAAATGAATTACTTCATGTGAAAAACGAGTATATAAAGCAACTTGAATCAGGTGAGTATACAGTGAAAACGGATATTTCTTGTGCGCAAATCAGTATTAGAAAAGGGGATACAGTTTCTTTAATTGATGGTAGCTGCATGGGATATGATTTAATTAAAAAAGATGGTGTAGAAGGCTGGATAGAGAAAGGAATTCTACTTGAGGTAGAAAAGAAGGGAAATGCAATATTTAGCTAA
- a CDS encoding GNAT family N-acetyltransferase — protein sequence MITKADEEETQQILHYAAQSLFEGTRGNCQLSTEKAIEITKPLVEKGAYYIVTKEENKVVGWILIGENVDYFSREKLGFIYELYVFSEYRGRGLSRKLMKAGIKELQEKYSEIRLNVFTGNFAKEMYEDFGFVERQVIMTLK from the coding sequence ATGATTACAAAAGCAGATGAGGAAGAAACGCAACAAATATTACATTATGCAGCTCAATCACTTTTCGAAGGAACGAGAGGGAATTGTCAACTAAGTACGGAAAAAGCGATTGAAATTACAAAACCTTTAGTAGAAAAAGGGGCATATTATATAGTTACAAAGGAAGAAAATAAAGTAGTGGGATGGATACTAATAGGAGAAAATGTGGACTATTTCTCTCGTGAAAAACTCGGTTTTATTTATGAATTGTATGTTTTTTCAGAGTATCGCGGGAGAGGATTATCACGAAAACTAATGAAAGCTGGGATCAAGGAACTACAAGAAAAGTATTCAGAAATTCGCTTGAATGTATTTACAGGGAACTTTGCAAAAGAAATGTACGAAGATTTTGGCTTCGTTGAAAGACAAGTAATCATGACGTTGAAGTGA
- a CDS encoding PLP-dependent aminotransferase family protein: MDLTIPLQLESKTPIYLQIYEYMKREISQGPLPAGTRLPSHRNLAVQLNVSRITVESAYQQLLAEGYVESKPKRGIFVAEVDIDVIQNKQQVVSNSANNIKKEQYDYDCSQGLIDQKAFPITNWKRALQETLFQYENELFAREDSQGEFVLREHISKYLYHARGVHSSPDQIIIGAGTQPLLWLLLQLLGSKKEYGIENPGFHRITAMIQSSGLPVHPISLDDKGIRISALRESRSNVAYVTPSHQFPLGMIMPLSRRLELLRWANDCGGFIIEDDYDGEFRYVGKPIPSLQGLDSNERVIYMGTFSKSFLPSLRMGYIVLPTHLLKIYTELEGKFKQTVSTIQQLAFATFIHNGDWERHLNRSRTLYKRKHTLLVKSIKNDMGSRVQILGEQSGLHIVLHVHNGMNEQELIHTAANQQIKLYPLSTYDSVHNLREASYVLLGFGSIPEDSIEIVVKLLKEAWFPK, translated from the coding sequence ATGGATCTTACTATCCCATTGCAATTAGAAAGTAAAACACCAATTTATTTACAAATTTACGAATATATGAAACGAGAAATCTCTCAGGGACCACTGCCTGCCGGTACACGCCTTCCTTCTCACAGAAACTTAGCGGTACAACTTAATGTTAGCCGTATTACTGTTGAATCTGCTTATCAACAATTACTAGCTGAAGGTTATGTAGAAAGTAAACCGAAACGTGGGATTTTTGTTGCAGAAGTTGATATTGATGTCATTCAAAATAAACAACAAGTTGTGTCAAACAGCGCTAACAATATAAAAAAAGAACAATATGACTATGATTGTAGCCAAGGGCTGATTGATCAAAAAGCTTTTCCAATTACAAACTGGAAAAGAGCATTACAAGAAACTTTATTCCAGTATGAAAATGAATTATTTGCTAGAGAAGATTCTCAAGGTGAGTTCGTTTTACGAGAGCATATTTCAAAATATTTATACCATGCCCGCGGGGTACATTCTTCACCTGATCAAATTATTATCGGAGCCGGTACGCAGCCTCTTCTTTGGCTACTACTTCAACTACTTGGTTCAAAAAAAGAATATGGAATCGAAAACCCTGGATTTCACCGTATAACTGCCATGATTCAAAGTTCTGGTCTTCCTGTTCACCCTATTTCATTAGACGATAAAGGGATTCGTATTTCAGCTTTACGTGAATCACGTTCCAATGTAGCATACGTCACTCCATCACACCAATTTCCTCTTGGAATGATTATGCCATTATCTAGAAGGCTCGAATTATTAAGATGGGCCAATGATTGCGGAGGATTTATTATTGAAGATGATTATGACGGAGAATTTCGTTATGTAGGAAAACCTATTCCCTCTTTACAAGGACTAGATTCAAATGAACGCGTTATTTATATGGGAACTTTCTCGAAATCCTTCTTACCTTCTTTGCGAATGGGGTATATCGTTTTACCAACTCATCTATTAAAAATCTATACAGAGCTTGAAGGTAAGTTTAAACAAACTGTTTCTACAATACAGCAACTCGCTTTTGCAACCTTTATTCACAATGGTGATTGGGAGCGCCATTTGAACCGTAGTCGTACGTTATATAAAAGAAAGCACACACTACTAGTTAAATCTATCAAAAATGACATGGGATCTCGTGTTCAAATACTTGGCGAACAGTCTGGACTGCATATCGTACTTCATGTTCATAATGGTATGAACGAACAAGAACTTATTCATACTGCTGCAAACCAACAAATCAAATTATACCCACTCTCTACATATGATTCTGTACATAATTTAAGAGAGGCGTCCTATGTACTACTCGGTTTCGGCAGCATTCCCGAAGATAGTATCGAAATTGTAGTCAAATTACTAAAGGAAGCCTGGTTCCCTAAGTAA
- a CDS encoding WXG100 family type VII secretion target, translated as MAGQIRMSPEELKSKATRYGQGANQIEDILRQLQNLQNELRGEWEGRAFEGFDQQFNQLKPKVQNFAELLQEINMQLNKTAEAVARHDEDLSRNFGLQ; from the coding sequence ATGGCAGGACAAATTCGTATGTCACCAGAGGAGCTTAAATCAAAAGCGACTCGATATGGACAAGGTGCAAATCAAATTGAGGACATTTTACGTCAGTTACAAAACTTACAAAATGAATTAAGAGGAGAATGGGAAGGTCGTGCTTTCGAAGGTTTTGATCAACAGTTCAATCAATTAAAACCAAAAGTACAAAACTTCGCAGAGCTATTACAAGAAATTAATATGCAGCTTAATAAAACTGCAGAGGCTGTTGCTAGACACGACGAAGATCTTTCTCGTAATTTCGGTCTACAATAA
- the essA gene encoding type VII secretion protein EssA gives MIKQWSIVAKLSFLSILLLFVALPIRSAADSYLGDDGKIKFKVDRLEESDQEKNKKEHKETELDKASIELFNKEIEEEIQKKKKKEQKDMEALRDSLFIKQKEINGVKDTKNSLFSSEYVVRKSADEVASNQTMNEKPISTTIIILLGGSVLLICIGIYTVLRKSWR, from the coding sequence ATGATCAAACAATGGAGCATAGTGGCTAAGTTATCATTTCTCTCTATCCTTTTACTGTTTGTCGCGCTACCGATAAGGAGCGCGGCTGACAGTTATCTTGGTGATGATGGGAAGATTAAGTTTAAAGTGGATCGACTTGAAGAAAGCGACCAAGAAAAAAATAAAAAGGAACATAAGGAAACGGAATTAGATAAAGCATCGATTGAGTTATTTAATAAAGAAATAGAAGAAGAAATTCAGAAAAAGAAAAAGAAAGAACAAAAAGATATGGAAGCTTTACGAGATTCTCTTTTTATAAAACAAAAAGAAATAAATGGTGTTAAAGATACGAAAAATAGTTTGTTTAGCAGTGAATACGTTGTAAGAAAAAGCGCTGATGAAGTAGCAAGTAATCAAACAATGAATGAAAAGCCAATCAGTACAACAATAATCATATTGTTAGGCGGCAGTGTTTTACTTATTTGCATCGGTATTTATACGGTTCTTCGGAAAAGTTGGAGGTAA
- a CDS encoding GNAT family N-acetyltransferase has product MTYVIREMKQEDIHAVQNVAKIAWHDTYEGIIPGEIQDNFLNEAYSDEKMKYRLENTHLFVAEEEGEVIGFANFSPIRLQNEAELGAIYLLPDQQGKGIGTALLQKGITTLKGIRKMYIHVEAENEKGKRFYEAKGFAALEQFEEDFEGHMLQTVRMVLYI; this is encoded by the coding sequence ATGACATATGTAATTAGAGAAATGAAGCAAGAAGATATTCATGCTGTACAAAACGTAGCGAAAATAGCTTGGCATGATACTTACGAAGGAATTATTCCGGGAGAGATTCAAGACAACTTTTTAAATGAAGCGTATTCCGATGAAAAAATGAAATATCGCCTTGAAAATACACATTTATTTGTTGCGGAAGAAGAGGGAGAAGTAATTGGCTTTGCAAATTTTTCACCAATTAGACTGCAAAACGAAGCAGAATTAGGTGCGATTTATTTGTTGCCAGATCAGCAAGGGAAAGGGATAGGGACAGCTTTGTTACAAAAAGGGATCACGACGTTAAAAGGGATTCGAAAAATGTACATTCATGTAGAAGCGGAAAATGAAAAAGGAAAACGATTTTATGAAGCAAAAGGTTTTGCGGCTTTAGAGCAATTTGAAGAAGATTTCGAAGGGCATATGCTGCAAACAGTGAGAATGGTTTTATACATATAA
- a CDS encoding GNAT family N-acetyltransferase gives MNIREVVTEADLHDVFPVLQQLRTKLSREEASSLFQKMKEENYKLLSLQNEDDEVVCLAGVAICTNFYNEKHVFVYDLVTAEAHRSKGYGKVLLSYVEKWGREKGCSSIVLTSAFPRVDAHRFYEREGYDKVSYSFYKEL, from the coding sequence ATGAATATTAGAGAAGTAGTAACAGAAGCTGATTTACATGATGTATTCCCCGTATTACAGCAATTACGAACGAAACTTTCAAGAGAAGAAGCAAGTTCTTTATTTCAAAAAATGAAAGAAGAAAATTATAAACTACTTTCGTTACAGAATGAAGATGATGAAGTTGTTTGTCTTGCTGGTGTAGCAATTTGTACGAACTTTTATAATGAGAAACATGTTTTCGTATATGACCTTGTAACTGCGGAAGCTCACAGATCGAAAGGATATGGTAAAGTTCTTCTGTCATATGTAGAAAAATGGGGGAGAGAAAAAGGGTGCAGTTCTATCGTTCTTACATCAGCGTTTCCAAGAGTTGATGCCCATCGTTTTTATGAAAGAGAAGGCTATGATAAGGTAAGTTATTCTTTTTATAAAGAATTATAA
- a CDS encoding cupin, whose protein sequence is MKIFDFSEKVGEHISAFQSNFIMSKILKHKGNIHIGSMHLQPNGVIGYHEAVVSQLLLVVQGEGFVCGSDKEKVKIGAGQAAFWAKGELHETSTEKGLMAIVIESDGLENGISMMIRGQEGERNDYKSR, encoded by the coding sequence ATGAAAATTTTTGATTTCAGTGAAAAAGTGGGAGAGCATATATCAGCATTTCAATCTAACTTTATAATGTCAAAAATATTAAAACATAAAGGGAATATACATATCGGTTCTATGCATCTACAACCGAATGGAGTTATTGGATATCATGAAGCAGTTGTATCTCAACTGCTTCTAGTTGTACAAGGAGAAGGATTTGTTTGCGGATCAGATAAAGAAAAAGTGAAGATAGGAGCTGGACAAGCTGCGTTTTGGGCGAAGGGAGAGTTACATGAAACGAGTACGGAAAAAGGATTGATGGCAATTGTAATTGAGTCAGACGGTCTTGAAAATGGTATTTCAATGATGATTAGAGGGCAGGAGGGAGAAAGGAATGATTACAAAAGCAGATGA
- the esaA gene encoding type VII secretion protein EsaA: protein MKKFKWSILLFIILALVLSTGVSYLALNQNVKKANENSTPKMTVALVNEDQGTVFEGNKIAFGDQFVKNVNKNTKQEWYVVSRGVAENGLKNNNYNMMIVIPNDFSRKAVAIDSELPEKLTLNYKVNATGNKDLKAEAENTASTILEDFNKQIIDVYFASIIGKLQGAQDNIGKIIEKGNVQTTMYKKDVHSPLANYTNQFKTVQDYTGVSVTSFKGFQDVLKGFGLALDEGNKSNNTYLDGFNNFQKMQTDNNLLANNFTNQFNQYMSDMNTGDVLKQLSALESANKVITNQFTLSEKEPNILADASAIQKYLTDVKKQVSEYDTELAGKLESDIQGTIIKKLKQSMSNDGKQEIFINTLMKQPDVRIKKQIESLIAKLPSLNMEEIVQSELPDATKLQLQNVIQFTNKYNKENNFYYDPVNKISLGNAIKEVKDRLYKEGITFSDTANVIKMESSQTLKINIPEEFELYGNTEALHIDDVDRTSDFLQSEAGEITIPPRNEGDIKINLHVKLKNTNINIDVFSPVMWDWKLSGNHKKETSSEKEEPNKEDKGTQTENSNVENVVHKSQYGIMPLVHNAKKPIIKKMENTTGNNGGSQEGGSGIGNGENQEGGTGTGNGGNPNPGTGNGGNPNPGTGNGGNPNPGTGNGGNPNPGTGNGGNPNPGTGNGGNPDPGTGNGGNPDPGTGNGGNPDPGTGNGGNPNPGTGNEGNPDPGTGNGGNPDPGTGNGGNPDPGTGNGGNQNQGGNSTTIESTTNQVVHQKSEELTKNISSVLIKEAVDTVESYQGLISLYEMYYGIDLRTKDVGPKLEEGSLDAIATEQSLYYVLNKQSLIDLISNLVSSSITTEVKQDMTGLKQKIDSYQQFITSADQNSMLLAEKLNVTTQQATSMNENLGEYLKGLAKWRESSLKLVEEQQVLTTNNTGEQTAVLSLDSGIKSLMMQSQSLVESSKHSLTTSDDVYKTFDQINGQAKEIQDSGTTIVSKADSLLNDFTKKMDDDKSFSKNFTKILANSRIGDRQNEMLYQFLSSPVQKQNDGVIVAGNAFTPYLIVLTCFIVALFTAYAIANQEKKRTQSDHFEEKFSLIDMNVPTTVVAFGISIVEGISIGIISGRLLQFGQDQSLLWIAFITIIMMAFVLVSTYLLRQIKMVGMFILLVFLSMYLFLTEAVGSKVDQMSSVGKVRQFSPLQYIESFLNDFISGKDTGKVIFIVLFVIAIIGLVSNLFVWHKKWEEKEVNDQTMEHSG from the coding sequence GTGAAAAAGTTTAAGTGGAGCATCTTGTTGTTTATTATTTTAGCTCTTGTGCTATCAACAGGAGTCTCCTATTTAGCATTAAATCAAAATGTTAAGAAAGCTAATGAGAATAGCACGCCAAAAATGACAGTTGCATTAGTAAATGAAGATCAAGGAACTGTATTTGAAGGGAATAAAATAGCGTTTGGAGATCAATTTGTTAAAAATGTAAATAAAAATACGAAACAAGAATGGTACGTAGTTAGTCGCGGAGTAGCAGAAAATGGTTTGAAAAATAATAATTACAATATGATGATTGTAATACCTAATGATTTTTCTAGGAAAGCTGTTGCGATTGATTCAGAACTACCAGAGAAATTAACGTTAAACTACAAAGTAAATGCAACTGGGAATAAAGATTTGAAAGCTGAGGCTGAAAATACGGCGTCTACAATTTTAGAGGATTTCAATAAGCAAATCATCGACGTTTATTTTGCAAGTATTATCGGTAAGTTGCAAGGTGCACAAGATAATATAGGCAAAATAATTGAAAAAGGAAACGTTCAAACAACTATGTACAAAAAAGATGTACATAGTCCTTTGGCAAATTATACAAATCAATTTAAAACAGTGCAAGATTATACTGGGGTTTCTGTTACTAGTTTCAAAGGATTTCAGGATGTTTTAAAAGGTTTCGGTTTAGCGTTAGATGAAGGGAATAAATCTAACAATACGTATTTAGATGGTTTTAATAACTTTCAAAAAATGCAAACTGATAATAATCTGTTAGCGAATAATTTCACGAATCAATTTAATCAATACATGAGTGATATGAATACAGGCGATGTTTTAAAGCAGTTAAGCGCATTAGAATCTGCTAATAAAGTTATTACAAATCAATTTACGCTTTCAGAGAAAGAACCAAATATTTTAGCTGATGCTTCAGCAATTCAAAAATATTTAACAGATGTAAAAAAACAAGTGTCAGAATATGATACAGAACTTGCAGGAAAGTTAGAAAGTGATATTCAAGGGACGATAATTAAAAAGTTAAAGCAATCTATGTCGAACGATGGAAAGCAAGAGATCTTTATAAATACATTAATGAAACAACCAGATGTTCGAATAAAGAAACAAATCGAAAGTTTAATTGCAAAATTACCTAGTTTAAACATGGAAGAAATCGTTCAAAGTGAATTGCCAGATGCAACGAAATTACAACTGCAAAATGTAATCCAATTTACAAATAAATATAATAAAGAAAATAATTTTTATTATGACCCTGTAAATAAAATATCTTTAGGAAATGCCATTAAAGAAGTAAAGGATAGACTTTATAAAGAGGGAATTACATTTAGTGATACGGCGAACGTAATTAAAATGGAATCTTCACAAACCTTGAAGATAAATATTCCAGAAGAATTTGAACTATATGGAAATACAGAGGCTTTACATATTGATGATGTGGATCGTACAAGTGACTTTCTTCAAAGCGAAGCAGGAGAAATTACAATACCTCCTCGTAATGAAGGGGATATAAAGATTAATCTGCATGTGAAGTTAAAAAATACAAACATCAATATAGATGTTTTCTCTCCTGTAATGTGGGACTGGAAATTGAGTGGGAATCATAAAAAAGAAACTAGTTCTGAAAAAGAAGAACCTAATAAAGAAGATAAAGGAACACAAACTGAAAACAGCAACGTGGAAAATGTGGTTCATAAATCACAGTATGGCATAATGCCGTTAGTACACAATGCTAAAAAACCTATTATCAAAAAAATGGAAAATACAACAGGGAATAACGGAGGAAGCCAAGAAGGTGGATCTGGAATAGGTAACGGAGAAAACCAAGAAGGTGGAACTGGGACAGGTAACGGAGGAAACCCAAACCCTGGAACAGGTAATGGAGGAAACCCAAACCCTGGAACAGGTAATGGAGGAAACCCAAACCCTGGAACAGGTAATGGAGGAAACCCAAACCCTGGAACAGGTAATGGAGGAAACCCAAACCCTGGAACAGGTAATGGAGGAAACCCAGACCCTGGAACAGGTAATGGAGGAAACCCAGACCCTGGAACAGGTAATGGAGGAAACCCAGACCCTGGAACAGGTAATGGAGGAAACCCAAACCCCGGAACAGGTAATGAAGGAAATCCAGACCCTGGAACAGGTAATGGAGGAAATCCAGATCCTGGAACAGGTAATGGAGGAAACCCAGACCCTGGAACAGGTAACGGAGGAAACCAAAATCAAGGTGGTAACTCAACGACTATTGAAAGTACGACGAATCAAGTTGTACATCAAAAATCAGAAGAATTAACAAAAAATATATCTAGTGTATTAATAAAAGAAGCAGTAGATACAGTTGAAAGTTATCAAGGTTTAATTAGTCTGTACGAAATGTATTATGGGATTGATTTAAGAACGAAAGATGTAGGTCCTAAGCTAGAAGAGGGAAGTTTAGATGCAATTGCAACTGAACAATCTTTGTACTACGTATTAAATAAACAAAGCTTAATTGATTTAATTTCAAATCTTGTTTCATCAAGTATTACGACAGAAGTAAAGCAAGATATGACAGGTTTAAAACAAAAAATAGACTCTTATCAACAATTCATTACTAGTGCGGATCAAAATTCAATGCTACTAGCGGAGAAATTAAATGTAACGACGCAGCAAGCAACTAGTATGAATGAAAATTTAGGAGAGTATTTAAAAGGTTTAGCGAAATGGCGTGAGAGTAGCTTAAAGCTAGTTGAAGAACAGCAAGTGCTAACAACAAATAATACTGGTGAGCAAACAGCTGTTTTATCGTTAGATTCTGGTATTAAATCATTAATGATGCAAAGTCAGTCATTGGTCGAGAGTTCGAAGCATAGTTTAACAACATCAGACGATGTATATAAAACATTTGATCAAATTAATGGACAAGCAAAAGAAATTCAAGACAGTGGAACGACAATTGTTTCAAAGGCTGATTCATTATTAAATGACTTTACAAAGAAAATGGACGATGATAAATCATTCTCCAAAAACTTTACTAAAATTTTGGCTAATAGCCGAATTGGTGATCGCCAAAATGAAATGTTATATCAATTTTTATCTAGTCCAGTTCAGAAACAAAATGATGGAGTCATTGTAGCTGGTAATGCTTTTACACCATATTTAATTGTATTAACTTGTTTTATTGTTGCGTTATTTACAGCATACGCAATTGCGAATCAAGAAAAGAAACGAACGCAATCAGATCATTTTGAAGAGAAGTTCTCATTAATTGATATGAATGTACCAACTACAGTAGTGGCATTCGGTATATCAATTGTGGAAGGAATTAGTATAGGTATCATTTCTGGACGTCTTTTACAGTTCGGTCAAGATCAAAGTTTATTATGGATTGCGTTTATCACAATCATTATGATGGCGTTTGTATTGGTCTCAACATACTTATTACGACAAATAAAAATGGTAGGGATGTTTATTCTATTAGTATTTTTAAGTATGTACCTATTTTTAACTGAAGCAGTTGGAAGTAAAGTAGATCAAATGTCGTCTGTTGGAAAGGTACGTCAGTTCTCACCACTTCAGTATATAGAAAGTTTTCTAAATGATTTTATTAGCGGTAAAGATACTGGAAAAGTTATTTTCATCGTGTTGTTTGTAATTGCCATTATCGGATTAGTTAGTAATCTATTTGTATGGCATAAGAAATGGGAGGAAAAAGAAGTAAATGATCAAACAATGGAGCATAGTGGCTAA
- a CDS encoding EsaB/YukD family protein yields the protein MAIQTHINVTVDFSKWNGNTYDLRIPNHQSIKYLLKNLLDTLKIDNHEGSHFVMKVKNKSIVLTDNDRLIDHQITDGDILQVL from the coding sequence ATGGCAATACAAACGCATATTAATGTAACGGTAGATTTTAGTAAATGGAATGGAAATACATATGATTTGCGTATTCCGAATCATCAATCTATTAAATATTTATTGAAAAACTTATTAGATACGCTAAAGATTGATAATCATGAAGGTTCACATTTTGTAATGAAAGTGAAAAATAAGTCAATTGTTTTAACAGATAATGATCGTTTAATTGATCACCAAATAACAGACGGAGATATTTTACAAGTTTTATAA